One window of the Klebsiella sp. WP3-W18-ESBL-02 genome contains the following:
- a CDS encoding phage baseplate protein — protein sequence MDILSAIFRQQSRRIGILIPSVVVSEKHSDALEITEHPVEKPTTNSASGFIADHAYKRPSEVTMECGFSGGGSLLDFIDTSSIGLSAGLSPKETYQKLLDMQLERVPFDVVTGKRVYTNMLVRAIEVTTDKTSENVLNCTLTLREVIITHTKNVTVADKSDMQDGVSTSAVQNSGTKSTTPVNESVIKSTGWFDGLKGTSLGNSIGIQ from the coding sequence ATGGATATTCTCTCCGCTATTTTTCGCCAGCAATCCCGGCGAATTGGCATATTAATTCCCAGCGTGGTCGTCTCCGAAAAGCATTCTGATGCGCTCGAAATTACTGAGCACCCGGTGGAGAAGCCAACAACGAATAGCGCCTCGGGTTTCATCGCCGATCATGCGTATAAGCGCCCCAGCGAAGTCACAATGGAATGCGGCTTCTCTGGTGGCGGTTCGTTGCTGGACTTCATTGATACATCTTCAATCGGCCTCAGCGCTGGGCTTAGCCCAAAGGAGACATACCAAAAGCTGCTGGATATGCAGCTTGAGCGCGTACCGTTCGATGTGGTTACCGGGAAGAGGGTGTACACCAATATGCTGGTGCGAGCCATTGAGGTGACGACCGATAAAACCAGCGAGAACGTGCTGAACTGCACGCTTACCCTGCGTGAAGTCATCATAACGCATACAAAAAATGTCACCGTTGCTGATAAATCCGATATGCAGGACGGGGTTAGTACATCTGCGGTGCAGAATTCCGGGACTAAATCCACCACCCCAGTAAATGAATCGGTAATTAAGTCAACAGGGTGGTTTGATGGACTAAAAGGAACCAGTCTTGGTAACTCTATAGGTATCCAATGA
- a CDS encoding lytic transglycosylase domain-containing protein, with protein sequence MSGNADTIKDFLVSLGFDIDQAGANKFEAVLKGVTANVLKVGAVVEGAALSIVGFTTQIANGLDKVYWASQRTGASVQGIKALGYAASQTGASAESAMSSLEGLAGFMRSNPGAEGFLNRLGVQTRDASGKMRDTADIFTGVGQKLNNMPYYRAKQYAQMLGIDENTLMAMRRGMGQLSSEYALTAKRIGFNAESAAKQSNIFMTSMRNLTMTLGQAKDKIGSNLAGGLAGSIDNFRRQILDNWPKIEAVITKIIKGILWAGDAITRVLWRTGQAVEGVIAWFKKLNPATQQLIALFSGLLVAWRLLNTAFMSSPLGMITTLIIALGLLLDDYQTWKEGGKSLIDWGKWKTEIGQAVKMIGDLKKTVTDLTKALAKLLGIDPKSWSLKWDFSNFISQMGEFGKMLNMIADLLNAIKDGNWAQAASIGKQLLNQGSGQPSATPAVEDSANRSADWVKENLGFDPRSVGRTIRGWFGDDEPDQHAQSAKAPRGIRNNNPGNIDFRGQSGATLERPGGRFARFETAYDGLKALSRQLMRYFEGKTTGKPLQTLNDIISTWAPGNENNTGAYIAQLSKMMGVAPDAILNLKDPQVMSSLMNGIIHHENGRNPYPSELVRMAAGGGASQNIQQETVINIHGVSDPREAANITVERQKNVNSQLTQQLRTVPS encoded by the coding sequence ATGAGCGGTAACGCAGATACGATTAAAGATTTCCTTGTTTCGCTGGGATTCGATATCGATCAGGCTGGCGCTAATAAGTTCGAAGCAGTGCTAAAAGGCGTTACTGCTAACGTTCTGAAGGTCGGCGCGGTGGTGGAAGGCGCAGCGCTGAGCATTGTCGGATTTACCACCCAGATCGCGAATGGTCTGGATAAGGTTTACTGGGCATCCCAACGGACGGGGGCCAGCGTCCAGGGCATCAAAGCGCTGGGCTATGCCGCATCGCAAACCGGTGCCAGCGCCGAGTCGGCCATGTCCTCCCTCGAAGGGCTGGCTGGCTTCATGCGTAGTAATCCGGGGGCGGAAGGGTTCCTGAACCGCCTGGGTGTCCAGACTCGCGATGCCAGCGGAAAGATGCGTGATACTGCGGACATCTTTACTGGCGTTGGGCAAAAGCTCAACAACATGCCGTATTACCGCGCGAAGCAATACGCGCAGATGCTCGGCATCGATGAAAACACGCTGATGGCGATGCGCAGAGGGATGGGGCAGCTCAGTTCTGAGTACGCGTTGACGGCAAAGCGTATTGGTTTTAATGCTGAGTCAGCGGCTAAACAGTCCAATATTTTCATGACCTCCATGCGTAATCTGACGATGACGCTTGGACAGGCGAAAGACAAGATTGGCTCTAACCTAGCTGGTGGCCTTGCTGGCAGTATTGATAACTTCCGCAGGCAGATACTCGACAACTGGCCGAAGATTGAAGCGGTCATCACGAAGATCATCAAAGGAATTCTCTGGGCAGGTGACGCGATTACCCGCGTGTTATGGCGAACTGGGCAAGCTGTTGAGGGTGTGATCGCCTGGTTCAAAAAGCTGAACCCAGCCACGCAGCAGCTTATCGCATTGTTCAGTGGGCTGTTGGTTGCATGGCGGCTGCTAAATACCGCTTTCATGTCATCACCCTTGGGCATGATAACGACGCTTATTATTGCACTTGGTCTGCTCTTGGATGATTACCAGACGTGGAAAGAAGGTGGCAAAAGCCTGATTGACTGGGGGAAATGGAAGACTGAAATTGGTCAGGCCGTCAAAATGATTGGTGACCTGAAAAAGACTGTTACGGACCTGACAAAAGCGCTGGCTAAGTTGCTCGGTATTGACCCCAAGTCATGGTCCCTAAAGTGGGATTTTAGCAACTTCATTTCGCAAATGGGTGAGTTCGGCAAGATGCTGAACATGATCGCTGATTTGCTGAATGCCATAAAAGATGGCAACTGGGCGCAGGCCGCTAGTATAGGCAAACAGCTGCTAAATCAGGGCAGCGGGCAACCGAGTGCCACACCGGCAGTAGAGGATAGCGCCAACAGAAGCGCTGACTGGGTTAAGGAGAATCTGGGATTTGACCCGCGCAGCGTAGGCAGAACCATTCGCGGGTGGTTTGGTGATGATGAGCCTGACCAACATGCCCAGTCTGCTAAAGCTCCACGAGGTATTAGAAATAATAACCCCGGTAATATCGACTTTCGTGGGCAATCTGGGGCGACGCTCGAAAGGCCTGGCGGCAGGTTCGCCCGGTTTGAAACTGCCTATGATGGCCTGAAAGCGCTTTCCCGACAATTAATGCGCTACTTTGAAGGTAAGACGACAGGCAAGCCGCTGCAAACCCTTAACGATATAATCTCTACGTGGGCACCGGGGAATGAAAATAATACCGGTGCTTACATTGCTCAGTTATCGAAAATGATGGGTGTGGCTCCTGATGCCATTCTCAACCTTAAAGATCCGCAGGTAATGTCCTCTCTGATGAATGGAATTATCCATCATGAGAACGGGAGAAACCCTTACCCAAGTGAATTGGTTCGTATGGCCGCTGGTGGCGGTGCTTCACAAAACATACAGCAAGAAACGGTTATTAATATTCACGGTGTATCTGATCCACGTGAGGCTGCCAATATCACAGTTGAGCGGCAGAAGAACGTTAATTCACAACTAACTCAACAACTTCGAACGGTGCCGAGCTAA
- a CDS encoding DUF6889 family protein — protein sequence MTFNSLPGGEDFILRPALAFHIDQKDLNSGAVDLCRIALLNDYLDMREDNDARVDKWRAANER from the coding sequence ATAACCTTCAACAGCCTGCCGGGCGGTGAAGATTTTATTCTTCGTCCGGCGCTTGCCTTCCATATTGACCAGAAAGACCTTAACAGCGGCGCGGTAGACCTTTGCCGCATCGCGCTTCTTAATGACTACCTCGACATGCGCGAGGATAACGACGCCCGGGTAGATAAATGGAGAGCGGCCAATGAGCGGTAA
- a CDS encoding phage tail assembly chaperone: MEFEIKGVKYRTAKLSVFEQLKVSRKLLPVLAGMVSDFRSVQEKISSKDTEGAMATILPKIANAVSDLSDGDVDAILFPCLSVVSREHMKGWVPVCQHGEMAFDDIDLLTMLQLVARVVADSLGNFLQGLPTSETPTPPAE, translated from the coding sequence ATGGAATTCGAAATTAAAGGCGTGAAATATCGCACTGCAAAGCTCAGCGTTTTCGAACAGCTGAAGGTGTCCCGAAAGCTGTTGCCGGTGCTGGCCGGGATGGTTTCTGACTTCCGGAGCGTTCAGGAGAAGATCAGCAGCAAAGACACCGAAGGCGCGATGGCTACTATCCTGCCCAAAATTGCTAATGCTGTGTCCGATCTGAGTGATGGCGATGTGGACGCTATCCTGTTCCCCTGCCTTTCCGTTGTTTCACGCGAGCACATGAAAGGCTGGGTGCCGGTCTGCCAGCATGGCGAAATGGCGTTTGACGATATCGACCTGCTGACCATGCTGCAACTGGTGGCGCGGGTGGTCGCCGACTCGCTGGGAAATTTTTTGCAAGGACTCCCTACCAGCGAGACGCCCACCCCGCCAGCGGAATAA
- a CDS encoding DUF3277 family protein has translation MATYSFLDVTASLTGPTGVIDLGQGSANSEEGITQTMGGNKNTMTIGADGEVMHSLHADKSGTITVTLLKTSPVNKKLSLAYNAQSQSSATWGNNVIVIRNTASGDISTARSCAFQKQPDFNNAKEGGTVAWVFDCGKIDQLLGEF, from the coding sequence ATGGCAACTTATTCTTTTCTCGATGTAACCGCGTCGCTCACCGGGCCGACCGGCGTTATCGATCTTGGTCAGGGTTCTGCGAACTCTGAGGAAGGTATCACCCAGACCATGGGCGGCAACAAGAACACCATGACCATCGGTGCCGATGGCGAAGTGATGCACAGCCTGCACGCCGATAAGTCAGGCACCATTACGGTGACGCTGCTGAAAACCTCCCCCGTGAACAAGAAGCTGTCTCTGGCGTATAACGCGCAAAGCCAGTCCTCTGCCACCTGGGGCAATAACGTGATCGTCATTCGCAACACGGCATCGGGTGATATTTCTACTGCGCGTTCGTGTGCATTCCAGAAACAGCCTGATTTCAATAACGCCAAAGAGGGCGGGACTGTTGCCTGGGTGTTCGACTGCGGCAAGATTGACCAGCTGCTCGGGGAGTTTTAA
- a CDS encoding DUF3383 family protein: protein MTQGLPVSNVVNVDVIISPKAATGRNFGALLILGSSTVIPVQERVRLYASVEDIGEDFGVDSPEYEAAQVFFSQSPKPTQVYVGRWAKTLTSSEGGSVETIVQAVNACLQYTNWYGLVVADDVADSADVLDADDVIEVAKLIEASSLSRIFGVTSADAEIISTTSTTDVASKLKAGKYARTFIQYSTSSPYAAVSAFGRAFTVNFNGSNTTITLKFKQEPSVTYETLTVGQAASVDAKNANVFVYYANDTAILQQGVMANGDFFDERHGLDWLQNYVQTNLYNLLYTSTTKIPQTDAGVTRLLSNVEQSMDQSVTNGLVAAGVWNGGPIGQLNSGDTLTKGYYVYAQPLSEQAQADREARKAPLIEVACKLAGAVHYADVQINVVR, encoded by the coding sequence ATGACGCAGGGCTTACCTGTATCCAACGTTGTAAACGTTGATGTGATCATCTCGCCGAAAGCGGCTACTGGTCGTAACTTCGGCGCGCTGCTGATCCTCGGTTCTTCCACTGTCATTCCGGTGCAGGAGCGCGTTCGCCTTTATGCGTCCGTTGAGGACATTGGCGAGGACTTCGGAGTCGACAGCCCGGAATATGAAGCGGCGCAGGTTTTCTTCAGCCAGTCGCCGAAGCCGACGCAGGTTTATGTTGGCCGCTGGGCGAAGACTCTGACCTCTTCCGAAGGTGGAAGCGTGGAAACCATTGTGCAAGCTGTTAATGCCTGCCTGCAATATACCAACTGGTATGGGCTGGTTGTCGCTGATGATGTTGCTGATAGCGCTGATGTGCTTGATGCTGACGACGTGATTGAGGTTGCTAAACTCATCGAAGCGTCCAGTTTGAGCCGCATTTTCGGGGTAACATCTGCCGACGCCGAGATTATCAGCACGACTTCGACGACCGATGTTGCGTCGAAATTAAAGGCTGGCAAGTATGCCCGTACCTTTATTCAGTATTCCACCAGCAGCCCTTATGCGGCGGTTTCTGCTTTCGGTCGTGCGTTTACTGTCAATTTCAACGGCAGCAATACCACCATTACCCTGAAATTCAAACAGGAACCAAGCGTAACCTACGAAACGCTGACGGTAGGACAGGCTGCGTCTGTGGATGCGAAGAATGCGAACGTGTTCGTGTACTACGCCAACGACACGGCGATCCTGCAACAGGGAGTCATGGCGAACGGCGACTTCTTCGACGAGCGCCACGGGCTCGACTGGTTGCAGAACTACGTTCAGACCAACCTCTATAACCTGCTTTACACCAGTACCACCAAAATTCCGCAGACTGATGCCGGTGTGACCCGTCTGCTTTCCAACGTTGAACAGTCCATGGATCAGTCCGTCACGAACGGTCTGGTAGCTGCTGGCGTGTGGAATGGTGGCCCTATCGGACAGCTGAATTCCGGCGATACGCTGACCAAAGGCTATTACGTGTATGCGCAACCGCTGTCCGAACAGGCGCAGGCCGACCGCGAAGCGCGCAAAGCACCGTTAATCGAGGTGGCCTGTAAGCTGGCTGGCGCAGTTCATTATGCCGATGTGCAGATCAACGTGGTTCGCTAA
- a CDS encoding DUF4054 domain-containing protein, which produces MPKNQSLPTVSDFRRDFPQFADPAKYPEAQIQFRLNLADVLLSENVTGKKLFPYFAELFVAHYMTLWAADSRAMLVGGPGGSTNGVQSSKSVDKVSVSYDTSATLNPDAGFWNNTRYGAEFYQLITMFGAGGRQL; this is translated from the coding sequence ATGCCAAAGAATCAAAGCCTGCCAACAGTAAGTGATTTTCGCCGCGACTTCCCGCAGTTTGCTGACCCTGCCAAATATCCCGAAGCGCAAATCCAGTTTCGTCTGAATCTGGCCGATGTGCTGCTAAGCGAAAACGTCACCGGCAAAAAGTTGTTTCCGTATTTTGCCGAGTTGTTCGTTGCGCACTACATGACGCTTTGGGCGGCAGATAGCCGGGCGATGCTGGTTGGCGGCCCGGGCGGTTCAACCAATGGTGTTCAGTCCTCTAAGTCCGTTGACAAGGTAAGCGTCAGCTATGACACCAGCGCGACGCTAAACCCTGACGCAGGCTTCTGGAATAACACCAGATATGGCGCTGAATTTTATCAGCTGATCACGATGTTCGGTGCGGGCGGTCGCCAGCTATGA
- a CDS encoding STY1053 family phage-associated protein, with protein MAKEKLVTIHVHTPFTLTLGDQSKQEFGRGRHNVPEEVASHWFTQAHSELSESVISDTDDLQPIIDSLQAQIADKDKQIVDKDQLIADLKEALLKLQEQNDSLQAQIAAAQTGGNGAKDAKESKPANSK; from the coding sequence ATGGCGAAAGAAAAGCTGGTTACCATCCATGTTCACACTCCGTTTACGCTGACGCTCGGCGATCAGTCAAAACAGGAGTTTGGCCGGGGGCGGCATAACGTACCGGAAGAGGTCGCGTCTCACTGGTTCACCCAGGCGCACTCTGAGCTTTCCGAAAGCGTGATTAGCGACACCGATGATCTGCAACCCATTATCGACAGCCTGCAAGCGCAGATTGCCGACAAAGATAAGCAGATTGTCGATAAAGATCAGCTGATTGCCGATCTGAAAGAAGCGCTGCTCAAGCTGCAAGAGCAGAACGACAGCCTGCAAGCACAGATTGCTGCCGCCCAGACTGGCGGTAATGGGGCGAAAGATGCCAAAGAATCAAAGCCTGCCAACAGTAAGTGA
- a CDS encoding DUF2184 domain-containing protein produces MITFDQATVDSSGAFLIGELERLDQTLNLPLVGYTWTRDIQLREDVSIADDISSWTNTSFGAAGTGANPNGKNWVGKDSTAIAGVNVDIGKDGNPLNLWGMELGWTVVELAAAQQVGRPIDTQKYDGMQLKWQMDNDEQVYIGDDALGLKGLANLVGVTLNNAPKTWANSTNDEILDSVNSILSNAWAASGYSVVPSDLRIPPEQYSLLASRKVSEAGNQSLLTYLAVNTIAFHQNGVPLEIKAVKWLKGRGVGGKDRMVAYTNDKKYVRYPLVPLQSVPIQYRGLYQIATYYGKLGAVEPVYKETLSYVDGI; encoded by the coding sequence ATGATTACTTTTGATCAGGCAACCGTTGATAGCTCTGGTGCCTTTCTCATCGGGGAGCTGGAGCGACTCGACCAGACGCTGAACCTGCCGCTGGTGGGTTACACCTGGACCCGCGATATTCAGCTGCGTGAAGACGTTTCTATCGCAGATGACATTTCCAGCTGGACTAACACCAGCTTTGGCGCGGCGGGAACTGGCGCAAATCCGAACGGTAAAAACTGGGTAGGCAAAGACTCCACTGCTATTGCTGGCGTGAACGTTGATATCGGCAAAGATGGCAATCCGCTGAACCTCTGGGGCATGGAACTGGGCTGGACCGTTGTAGAGCTGGCAGCAGCTCAGCAGGTAGGTCGCCCGATTGATACCCAGAAGTACGACGGGATGCAGCTCAAATGGCAGATGGACAACGACGAGCAGGTTTACATTGGCGATGATGCGCTCGGCCTGAAAGGGCTGGCAAACCTTGTCGGTGTGACGCTGAACAATGCGCCGAAGACCTGGGCGAACTCCACCAACGACGAGATTCTCGATAGCGTGAACAGCATTCTGTCGAATGCCTGGGCAGCATCCGGTTATTCCGTCGTGCCTTCTGATCTGCGCATTCCGCCAGAGCAGTATTCATTGCTGGCGAGCCGTAAGGTTTCCGAAGCGGGTAACCAGTCACTGCTGACCTATCTGGCCGTGAACACTATCGCTTTCCACCAGAACGGCGTTCCGCTGGAAATCAAAGCGGTTAAATGGCTGAAAGGGCGCGGGGTTGGCGGTAAAGACCGTATGGTCGCCTACACCAACGACAAGAAATATGTGCGCTATCCGCTGGTGCCGTTGCAGAGCGTTCCTATCCAGTATCGCGGTCTGTACCAGATTGCGACCTACTACGGCAAGCTCGGTGCGGTTGAGCCAGTGTACAAAGAAACCCTGTCCTACGTGGACGGTATCTGA
- a CDS encoding DUF2213 domain-containing protein: MKYFFNTRLGETRYQLADGSLLCKDVPIGRTGKQLYGAADLPNLKPDKLGEIVVTRSPEQVFHPATLASFEGMSITILHPEDENGNVRLVNPENWKELAVGHLQNVRRGTGDQSDLMLADLIVKDESAIQLIEDGLREVSCGYDAEYEQTEPGKAEQVDITGNHVALVPKGRAGNRCAIGDRDTMANQKKSWWTRMRTAIKTGDADTMNELLDSAPAAVTGDEGDLPSGVNLNINLSPQQPLPDKKPEMGGEPTGDGEDDIKTLLKALLAKLEGNATGDNDNKPGENDNKNPTGDDEDKEEETTITGDSAYRAEVIVPGIDLSRKVKPTAFKRDVLAAADKTLVRQVVGDVDIRKLPKQSVDMAFNAVSEIAKGRNTRTTTGDAQRPNMGMTSIASLNKQNADFWSNRKG, translated from the coding sequence ATGAAATATTTTTTCAATACCCGGCTGGGGGAAACCCGTTATCAGCTGGCTGACGGCTCGCTGCTGTGCAAAGACGTGCCGATAGGTCGAACGGGTAAGCAGCTCTACGGCGCTGCCGATCTGCCAAACCTCAAACCCGACAAACTCGGCGAGATAGTCGTAACGCGCTCTCCTGAGCAGGTATTCCATCCGGCCACGCTCGCCTCATTCGAAGGGATGAGCATCACGATCCTGCATCCTGAAGATGAAAACGGGAATGTGCGGCTGGTGAACCCCGAGAACTGGAAAGAGCTTGCGGTCGGGCATCTTCAGAACGTGCGGCGCGGGACAGGTGATCAGTCTGATTTGATGCTGGCTGACCTTATCGTCAAAGACGAAAGCGCCATTCAGCTTATCGAAGATGGCCTGCGCGAAGTGTCGTGTGGCTATGACGCGGAGTACGAGCAGACCGAGCCAGGTAAAGCCGAGCAGGTCGATATTACCGGAAACCATGTGGCTCTTGTCCCTAAAGGCAGAGCCGGAAATCGTTGTGCAATTGGAGACAGAGACACAATGGCAAATCAAAAGAAAAGCTGGTGGACCCGCATGCGCACGGCCATCAAAACGGGTGACGCTGACACCATGAACGAACTGCTGGACTCTGCGCCAGCGGCTGTAACGGGTGATGAAGGGGATCTTCCGAGCGGCGTTAACCTCAACATTAACCTTTCACCGCAGCAACCATTACCGGACAAAAAGCCGGAAATGGGCGGAGAGCCAACCGGCGACGGCGAGGACGATATCAAAACCTTGCTCAAAGCCCTGCTGGCTAAGCTGGAAGGAAATGCGACGGGCGATAACGACAATAAGCCTGGCGAAAATGATAACAAAAACCCGACCGGCGACGACGAGGACAAAGAAGAGGAAACCACGATTACCGGTGACTCTGCCTATCGTGCCGAGGTTATCGTGCCGGGTATCGATCTGAGCCGTAAGGTGAAACCGACCGCGTTCAAACGTGATGTGCTGGCTGCCGCTGACAAAACACTGGTTCGCCAGGTTGTCGGTGATGTGGATATCCGCAAATTGCCCAAGCAATCGGTAGATATGGCGTTTAACGCCGTGTCAGAGATTGCCAAAGGGCGAAACACCCGCACCACCACTGGCGATGCACAACGTCCAAATATGGGCATGACCAGCATCGCTTCCCTGAACAAACAAAACGCCGACTTCTGGTCTAACCGCAAAGGATAA
- a CDS encoding phage minor head protein translates to MDALERYSEIITPWATKVAENFTADIARQNEKQWRQHSRNISAELCNMVDRAPVGQVMKSIVAEQIKYIKSLPLEAADRVYDIQNKAIEAVVTGGRAEPFAKEIAASGDVSRSRANLIARTELGRATGALDQARALSIGSNGYIWRTAEDGDVRHSHREMEGKFVEWGRPPTLDGMTGHAGELPNCRCYKEIVFPNPHSYLA, encoded by the coding sequence ATGGATGCGCTGGAGCGCTACAGCGAAATCATCACCCCCTGGGCGACGAAGGTTGCTGAGAACTTTACCGCCGACATTGCGCGCCAGAATGAAAAGCAGTGGCGTCAGCACAGCCGGAACATCAGCGCAGAGCTGTGCAATATGGTCGACCGCGCCCCGGTAGGCCAGGTGATGAAATCCATCGTCGCCGAGCAAATTAAGTACATCAAGTCACTACCTCTTGAGGCCGCCGATCGGGTGTATGACATTCAGAACAAGGCCATCGAGGCCGTTGTGACTGGTGGACGCGCTGAGCCATTCGCGAAAGAGATAGCGGCATCAGGTGACGTGTCACGCTCGCGAGCGAACCTTATCGCACGTACCGAGCTTGGACGCGCAACCGGCGCGCTGGATCAGGCGCGTGCGCTGTCTATCGGTTCAAATGGTTATATCTGGCGTACAGCCGAAGATGGCGACGTCAGACATTCTCATCGGGAGATGGAGGGTAAATTTGTCGAATGGGGCCGACCTCCAACGCTTGACGGCATGACCGGTCACGCTGGCGAGCTCCCGAACTGCCGCTGTTACAAAGAAATCGTCTTCCCCAATCCTCATTCTTATCTCGCCTGA
- a CDS encoding DUF1073 domain-containing protein, producing the protein MARNKQASQRTAQATADGYENFVARVGMQTPNQHSASTYRANFTSRNRMLVEWSYRGSWVIGEAVDAIPDDMTRKGIRITSEIDAKDRGTLEAQLDELQVWDALNDVLKWSRLYGGAVGFIMIEGQAPMTPLRLETIGEGKFKGILPLDRWMINPVLTRRIKEMGPDLGKPEFYDVVTTATGIPAWRIHHSRLIRFDGVTLPFQQKMTENEWGMSVVERIWDRLTAFDSATVGAAQLVYKAHLRTYSVEKLRELIALGGPAFEALLKNIDLIRQFQSNEGMTLMDSRDKFETHQYSFSGLDDILSQFAEQISGAVGIPLVRLFGQSPKGFSTGDADLANYYDRVSSLQERRLRLPMRRILDIMHRSELGKPLPDDFTFEFNPLWQMSDVDRSTVAVNTTTAISTALGDGLMTRKAAMTDLRENSDVTGIGASITDEDIENAEDEAPPGIGELGDKPPEPTGGDPISNEPTADSAGGRGYRKWSLRWFKR; encoded by the coding sequence ATGGCACGAAACAAGCAAGCCTCTCAGCGAACGGCGCAGGCCACCGCTGATGGCTATGAAAACTTTGTCGCCCGCGTGGGGATGCAGACGCCTAACCAGCACTCAGCATCGACCTACCGGGCGAACTTCACCAGCCGCAACCGCATGCTGGTGGAATGGTCATATCGCGGATCGTGGGTTATCGGCGAAGCGGTCGACGCTATCCCGGACGATATGACCCGGAAAGGCATTCGCATCACTTCGGAGATTGACGCCAAAGACCGTGGCACCCTCGAAGCGCAGCTGGATGAGTTGCAGGTCTGGGATGCGCTGAACGACGTGCTGAAATGGTCGCGTCTCTATGGCGGCGCGGTTGGCTTCATCATGATTGAGGGGCAGGCACCAATGACCCCGCTGCGGCTCGAAACTATTGGAGAAGGCAAGTTTAAGGGCATTCTCCCGCTCGACCGCTGGATGATTAACCCGGTGCTGACCCGCCGCATTAAAGAGATGGGGCCGGATCTCGGCAAACCTGAGTTTTACGACGTGGTGACAACTGCAACGGGCATCCCGGCCTGGCGCATCCATCACAGCCGCCTGATTCGCTTCGATGGGGTGACGCTGCCATTCCAGCAGAAGATGACCGAAAACGAATGGGGAATGTCGGTTGTAGAGCGTATCTGGGATCGGCTTACTGCGTTCGACAGCGCCACTGTCGGCGCGGCGCAGCTGGTCTATAAAGCGCATCTGCGCACCTACAGCGTGGAGAAGCTGCGCGAGCTTATAGCGCTTGGCGGCCCGGCGTTCGAGGCGCTGCTGAAGAACATCGACCTGATCCGCCAGTTCCAGAGCAATGAAGGCATGACGCTCATGGACTCGCGGGATAAGTTCGAAACCCACCAGTACAGCTTCAGTGGTCTGGATGACATTCTTTCGCAGTTCGCTGAGCAGATCAGCGGTGCCGTCGGCATCCCGCTGGTACGCCTGTTCGGTCAGTCCCCGAAAGGCTTCTCTACTGGTGACGCTGACCTCGCCAACTATTACGACCGGGTGAGCTCATTGCAGGAGCGCCGCTTACGGCTGCCGATGCGCCGGATACTGGACATTATGCACCGCTCGGAACTCGGTAAGCCGCTGCCGGACGATTTCACGTTTGAGTTTAACCCGCTATGGCAAATGTCTGACGTTGACCGCTCAACGGTGGCCGTAAACACCACCACCGCGATCAGCACCGCGCTGGGCGACGGATTGATGACGCGTAAGGCGGCAATGACCGACCTGCGCGAAAACTCTGACGTCACCGGTATCGGGGCATCCATTACCGACGAGGATATCGAGAATGCCGAAGACGAAGCTCCGCCAGGCATCGGCGAACTTGGCGACAAACCGCCAGAGCCGACAGGCGGAGATCCGATATCGAACGAGCCTACGGCAGATAGCGCGGGCGGTCGGGGATATCGTAAATGGTCGCTACGATGGTTCAAACGATAG